The Terriglobia bacterium genome contains the following window.
GGATCTGGGGTAAGATTTCTGGTTCCCCTGCACGAGGGGCAGGACAGAGAGGAAGTGTAGATGGACAAGCAAGCCGACATGCAAAAGCTGGTGGATCTTGTGGCGCGCCTGCGCGGCAACAACGGGTGCCCCTGGGACAGAGAGCAGACCCGGGAAACACTCAAACCGATGCTCATCGAGGAAGCTTATGAAGTGCTTGATGCGCTGGACAGCTCGGATCCGGTGGAGCTGAGGGAGGAATTGGGAGACCTGCTGTTCCAGGTGGTATTCCATGCGCAGATCGCACGGGAGATGGGGGAATTCGATCTTGCCGGAGTGATTGACCGGCTCCACGATAAGATGATCCGACGCCATCCGCATGTTTTCGGCACCGCCGACCTGAGGACATCGGAAGATGTCCTGAAGAACTGGGAAGATATCAAGGCGAATGAAAGAGGCGTCCCATCCTCTTCCCTTCCCGAATCCGAAAAATCCCTCCTTGACGGCATTCCTTCGAAGC
Protein-coding sequences here:
- the mazG gene encoding nucleoside triphosphate pyrophosphohydrolase, translated to MDKQADMQKLVDLVARLRGNNGCPWDREQTRETLKPMLIEEAYEVLDALDSSDPVELREELGDLLFQVVFHAQIAREMGEFDLAGVIDRLHDKMIRRHPHVFGTADLRTSEDVLKNWEDIKANERGVPSSSLPESEKSLLDGIPSKLPALHEAYQMTSKAARVGFDWPDLDGILRKLHEEAAELAAANAAHHNQHAAQEVGDLLFVVVNVARFLGVDPETALRRSNKKFSRRFRYLETKIKKQGRELRDTSLAEMDALWEEAKQQEQY